The Gallus gallus isolate bGalGal1 chromosome 31, bGalGal1.mat.broiler.GRCg7b, whole genome shotgun sequence genome includes a region encoding these proteins:
- the LOC100858226 gene encoding leukocyte immunoglobulin-like receptor subfamily B member 1 isoform X2 yields MAPMAVDLILGWWLVAVSRAQQLPRPSLLLHPSQGVSLGNTVTLRCHLPQPATRVELYRDGQWRSRKEMDQEQDVAEFSLAGIKKKDSGTYQCQYQGLAPAGTSEKSDPVKLVVTDNSYPPPGISLSPKEHVEIGTNVTIQCSNQEYGAAFLLHKDGHSAPIQHQEPDYWGTATFTLFGVTPADSGTYRCSYRISGCCLLFSPLGDNVTLEVIPRPAPPGVNGGPSRNLVAVVVGACAAAIVIIIVLTASLLLVAQRRQMLSDLRPGATSRGPEAVQFQVSPGDSEGLTYAQLQAVTPSTHPPGSSTTPEPPIIYAEVGTRGPR; encoded by the exons atggcaccaatggcggtGGACCTCATCCTGG gttggtggctggtggcagtgAGCCGGGCACAGCAAT tgccccgaccctccctgttgctgcaccccagccagggggtgtccctggggaacactgtcaccctgcgctgccacctgccccagccAGCTACCAGGGTTGAGCTGTATCGGGATGGACAGTGGAGATCCAGAAAGGAAATGGACCAGGAGCAGGACGTGGCTGAGTTCTCCTTGGCtggaataaagaagaaagattcGGGGACATATCAGTGCCAGTACCAGGGGTTGGCACCTGCAGGGACATCGGAGAAGAGTGACCCCGTGAAGCTGGTGGTAACAG ATAACAGCTATCCCCCACCTGGCATTTCCCTGAGCCCCAAAGAACATGTGGAGATAGGGACCAATGTCACCATCCAGTGCTCGAACCAGGAATATGGGGccgccttcctcctgcacaaggacGGGCACTCAGCCCCTATCCAGCACCAGGAACCCGATTATTGGGGCACTGCCACCTTCACCctctttggggtgaccccagctgactCTGGCACCTATAGGTGCTCCTACCGCATCAGcggctgctgccttctgttctcACCCCTTGGGGATAATGTGACCCTGGAAGTGATTCCCAGACCTGCACCCCCAG GTGTCAATGGGGGTCCCAGCAGGAACCTGGTGGCAGTAGTGGTGGgggcctgtgctgctgccattgtcATCATCATCGTCCTCACTGCCTCTTTGCTCCTTGTTGCCCAGAGAAGACAAATGCTGAGTGATTTGAGGCCTG GTGCCACCTCCAGAGGCCCTGAGGCTGTGCAGTTCCAG gtgTCCCCCGGTGACAGCGAGGGTCTGACCTACGCCCAGCTGCAAGCGgtgacccccagcacccacccccccGGCTCTTCTACCACCCCTGAGCCCCCCATTATCTATGCCGAGGTGGGCACGCGGGGACCCCGCTGA
- the LOC100858226 gene encoding leukocyte immunoglobulin-like receptor subfamily B member 1 isoform X1 → MSLLLPWKLKAALRPLPSSAAVSLSQAAPASWHQWRWTSSWVSDHGDVLPRGLVALIGTRTVSLAGWWLVAVSRAQQLPRPSLLLHPSQGVSLGNTVTLRCHLPQPATRVELYRDGQWRSRKEMDQEQDVAEFSLAGIKKKDSGTYQCQYQGLAPAGTSEKSDPVKLVVTDNSYPPPGISLSPKEHVEIGTNVTIQCSNQEYGAAFLLHKDGHSAPIQHQEPDYWGTATFTLFGVTPADSGTYRCSYRISGCCLLFSPLGDNVTLEVIPRPAPPGVNGGPSRNLVAVVVGACAAAIVIIIVLTASLLLVAQRRQMLSDLRPGATSRGPEAVQFQVSPGDSEGLTYAQLQAVTPSTHPPGSSTTPEPPIIYAEVGTRGPR, encoded by the exons ATGTCACTTCTTCTCCCTTGGAAACTGAAAGCAGCTCTCCGGCcacttccttcctctgctgcagtctcactgtcacaagctgctcctgcctcatggcaccaatggcggtGGACCTCATCCTGGGTGAGTGACCATGGGGATGTGTtgccacgggggttggtggccctgattgggaccaggaccgtgtcccttgcaggttggtggctggtggcagtgAGCCGGGCACAGCAAT tgccccgaccctccctgttgctgcaccccagccagggggtgtccctggggaacactgtcaccctgcgctgccacctgccccagccAGCTACCAGGGTTGAGCTGTATCGGGATGGACAGTGGAGATCCAGAAAGGAAATGGACCAGGAGCAGGACGTGGCTGAGTTCTCCTTGGCtggaataaagaagaaagattcGGGGACATATCAGTGCCAGTACCAGGGGTTGGCACCTGCAGGGACATCGGAGAAGAGTGACCCCGTGAAGCTGGTGGTAACAG ATAACAGCTATCCCCCACCTGGCATTTCCCTGAGCCCCAAAGAACATGTGGAGATAGGGACCAATGTCACCATCCAGTGCTCGAACCAGGAATATGGGGccgccttcctcctgcacaaggacGGGCACTCAGCCCCTATCCAGCACCAGGAACCCGATTATTGGGGCACTGCCACCTTCACCctctttggggtgaccccagctgactCTGGCACCTATAGGTGCTCCTACCGCATCAGcggctgctgccttctgttctcACCCCTTGGGGATAATGTGACCCTGGAAGTGATTCCCAGACCTGCACCCCCAG GTGTCAATGGGGGTCCCAGCAGGAACCTGGTGGCAGTAGTGGTGGgggcctgtgctgctgccattgtcATCATCATCGTCCTCACTGCCTCTTTGCTCCTTGTTGCCCAGAGAAGACAAATGCTGAGTGATTTGAGGCCTG GTGCCACCTCCAGAGGCCCTGAGGCTGTGCAGTTCCAG gtgTCCCCCGGTGACAGCGAGGGTCTGACCTACGCCCAGCTGCAAGCGgtgacccccagcacccacccccccGGCTCTTCTACCACCCCTGAGCCCCCCATTATCTATGCCGAGGTGGGCACGCGGGGACCCCGCTGA
- the LOC121107852 gene encoding free fatty acid receptor 3-like — MLVFAVHALTFAVGFPANVFTFLTLLIKIRCHRPHPHLTAADLLLLNLITADLLVLLFLPFKMAEEAAMMVWPFPTALCPIANFCFFSSIYLSTLFMAALSVERYFGVVFPHRYNRRRRLWRTMAASAILWVMALSHCSIIFVAEYHREFGINGSVADGEGGLGVNVTKTRECGIRRISSPNTNCNISTLKSSACTTPNTPHIPTTTPWTSQNASETQPSLGYHCYNVFSQAQLHFVLPLRLSLFLILFLIPSAITMFCYIRLIRALLTRPQIPLQKKYRTVGLAVVTMVNFGVCFGLYNISHVVGFVQQRSPEWRPYALLLTTLSAALDPFIFYFSSSAVRRAVSGVVGAIRGTMCGFWGWCWHRE, encoded by the coding sequence ATGCTCGTCTTTGCTGTCCACGCGCTGACCTTCGCCGTGGGATTTCCTGCCAACGTCTTCACCTTCCTCACCCTCCTCATCAAAATCCGATGTCACCGTCCTCATCCCCACCTCACCGCTGCcgacctcctcctcctcaaccTCATCACTGCCGACCTCCttgtcctcctcttcctccccttcaaGATGGCCGAAGAGGCAGCCATGATGGTTTGGCCCTTCCCCACAgcgctctgccccatagcaaacttctgcttcttctccagCATCTACCTCAGCACTCTCTTTATGGCTGCCCTCAGTGTGGAGCGCTACTTTGGGGTCGTGTTCCCGCACCGCTACAACCGGCGCCGGAGGTTATGGCGGACGATGGCTGCCAGTGCCATCCTTTGGGTGATGGCATTGTCCCATTGTtccatcatctttgtggcagaATATCACAGAGAGTTTGGGATCAATGGGTCTGTGGCGGATGGGGAAGGTGGTTTGGGAGTGAATGTGACCAAGACCAGGGAATGCGGGATCCGCAGGATCTCCAGCCCGAACACCAACTGCAACATCTCCACCCTCAaatcctctgcctgcacaaCCCCAAacacaccccacatccccaccaccaccccgtGGACTTCCCAGAATGCCTCTGAGACCCAACCAAGCCTGGGCTACCACTGCTACAATGTCTTCTCTCAAGCCCAGCTGCACTTTGTCCTCCCACTGcgcctttctctcttcctcatcctcttcctcatcccctCTGCCATCACCATGTTCTGCTACATCCGCCTCATCCGTGCCCTCCTCACTCGACCCCAAATCCCGCTGCAGAAGAAGTACCgcactgtggggctggctgtggtcACCATGGTCAACTTTGGGGTCTGCTTTGGACTCTACAACATCTCGCATGTGGtgggctttgtgcagcagcgcagccctgaGTGGAGGCCCTACgctctgctcctcaccaccctcagcgCTGCGCTCGACCCCTTCATCTTCTATTTCTCCTCCAGTGCAGTGCGGAGGGCGGTCAGTGGGGTGGTGGGAGCAATTCGGGGCACAAtgtgtgggttttggggttggtgttGGCACAGGGAATGA